A DNA window from Daucus carota subsp. sativus chromosome 3, DH1 v3.0, whole genome shotgun sequence contains the following coding sequences:
- the LOC108210664 gene encoding V-type proton ATPase subunit d2, with product MYGFEALTFNIHGGYLEAIVRGHRSGLLTAADYNNLCQCETLDDIKMHLSATEYGPYLQNEPSPLHTTTIVEKCTLKLVDEYKHMLCQATEPLSTFLEYITYGHMIDNVVLIVTGTLHERDVQELLEKCHPLGMFDSIATLAVAQNMRELYRLVLVDTPLAPYFSECITSEDLDDMNIEIMRNTLYKAYLEDFYRFCQKLGGATAEIMSDLLAFEADRRAVNITINSIGTELTRDDRRKLYSSFGLLYPYGHEELAVCEDIDQVRGVMEKYPPYQSIFAKLSYGESQMLDKAFYEEEVKRLCLSFEQQFHYAVFFAYMRLREQEIRNLMWISECVAQNQKSRVHDSVVFIF from the exons ATGTACGGATTCGAAGCACTAACCTTCAACATTCATGGAGGTTATCTAGAAGCGATCGTGAGAGGACACAGATCTGGATTGCTTACTGCTGCTGATTACAACAATTTGTGCCAGTGCGAAACCCTAGATGATATCAAGATGCATCTCTCCGCCACTGAGTACGGTCCTTATCTCCAGAAcg AACCGTCCCCATTGCATACTACTACCATTGTGGAGAAATGTACTCTCAAACTGGTGGATGAATACAAGCACATGTTGTGCCAAGCCACAGAGCCTTTGTCAACTTTCTTGGAGTACATCAC ATATGGCCACATGATCGACAATGTGGTGCTGATTGTCACTGGAACCTTGCATGAGAGAGATGTCCAAGAGCTGCTAGAGAAGTGCCATCCGTTGGGCATGTTTGACAG CATTGCAACACTAGCAGTAGCTCAAAATATGCGAGAACTTTATAGACTTGTGCTCGTCGACACCCCTTTAGCTCCGTACTTCTCCGAGTGCATAACATCTGAG GACTTGGATGATATGAACATCGAAATTATGAGAAATACTCTGTACAAGGCATACCTTGAAGATTTCTACAGGTTTTGCCAG AAATTAGGAGGTGCTACAGCAGAAATTATGTCTGACCTTCTTGCATTCGAGGCTGACAGGAGAGCTGTTAATATCACCATAAACAG TATCGGCACTGAGCTTACTCGGGATGATAGGAGGAAATTGTACTCTAGCTTTGGCTTACT TTACCCATATGGTCATGAAGAACTCGCTGTCTGTGAGGATATTGATCAG GTTCGTGGTGTCATGGAAAAATATCCTCCTTATCAGTCTATTTTTGCCAAGTTGTCATATGGAGAGAGTCAGATGCTAGACAAAGCTTTCTATGAAGAGGAGGTGAAAAGACTCTGCTTATCATTTGAGCAACAG TTCCACTATGCGGTATTTTTTGCATATATGAGGTTAAGGGAGCAAGAGATCAGAAACCTAATGTGGATATCTGAGTGTGTGGCTCAGAACCAGAAATCCAGGGTACATGACAGTGTCGTCTTCATATTTTAA
- the LOC108213861 gene encoding probable leucine-rich repeat receptor-like protein kinase At1g35710 — MCMMSFSVIISALVCALVASSMASDIKSANPSAEARALLESGWWGKYSTPVNTYQSHCTWQGIICNGAGSVTSIDLSGLYVGLELRNLNFSSLTSLESLNLRSCSLNGSSLSYLTGTLARLTYLDLSQNLLTGQLLISLTNLTQLTRLDVSDNYLSGSIPSQMGYYLKNLAFLDLGRNNFVGQIPSSFGSLIRLTHLHIDGNAITGPIPTTLVLLNGSLANLDLGDNQLKGLIPFEIGNMTKLVSLVLRRNNLTGPIPATLGSLAKLNYVDISSNPFNCTLPSELGSLKSLGVLRLSRSLFYGSVPRTLGNLTNLTLLDLAYNQLQGFIPPELGSLNNIVSLSLNGNRLYGPIPPSLGRLLKVTYLELGRNKLNGSIPQALMQLTKLKFLSLTSNKLVGAIPPSIENLSSLNFLNLSSNQFDGLLPPEIGMLSNLRTLILHTNQLSGYIPVFRYCNFQYLDLSKNQFNGTIPDALGLCNSMIHLALDSNKLSGSIPKKLENLTQLQFLNLSSNELYGTVPACLCYLCQESSFDFSHNALDFVNTCQKNFTNIQGNSELGEHKKGKKNLKTLYIVLPISLSITFAVLALVLICWRRFARNQSEGLDMKNGDVFSVWNFDGNIAYKDIIKATNEFDLRYCIGTGGYGSVYAARLPNGKVVAVKKLHRIEAEDQAFGKSFRNEVEVLLNIMHKNIVKLHGFCLHNQCMFLIYEYMENGSLFCALRDDAEAIKLDWNKRVDIVKGIAMALSYMHHDCPLPLVHRDISSNNILLNSKLEAFVADFGAARLLCPDSSNQTILAGTCGYIAPELAYTMQINEKCDVYSFGVVALETMMGRHPGELLSTLESSQPARRNISLEVLDSRLPHPTNEQEQDILLVLNLASACLSSDQKLRPTMLAVSREFLTAKGHSSVTRFVKNTENSPGQCDNWENICSESVASNECLICLDE, encoded by the exons ATGTGCATGATGTCTTTCTCAGTTATTATTTCAGCACTAGTCTGCGCATTAGTGGCGAGTAGTATGGCCTCAGATATCAAATCCGCTAATCCTTCAGCAGAGGCGCGAGCTCTTCTGGAGAGTGGATGGTGGGGAAAATACAGTACCCCTGTAAATACCTATCAGAGTCACTGTACATGGCAAGGCATCATCTGCAATGGCGCAGGGAGCGTCACTAGTATAGATTTGAGTGGCCTCTATGTAGGACTTGAGCTTCGTAATCTCAACTTTTCATCTCTTACAAGCCTTGAGAGCCTAAATCTCCGGTCCTGTAGCCTCAATGGGAGCTCCCTCAGTTATCTAACTGGTACCCTTGCGAGACTCACCTATCTTGATCTCTCACAGAATCTTCTCACAGGTCAGCTACTAATTTCCTTGACTAATCTCACTCAGTTAACACGGCTTGACGTTTCTGATAATTATCTTAGTGGTTCTATCCCCTCGCAGATGGGATATTATCTCAAGAATCTTGCCTTTTTAGACCTTGGTCGAAACAATTTTGTTGGCCAAATTCCTTCATCTTTTGGATCATTGATCCGTTTGACACATCTTCATATTGATGGAAACGCGATTACAGGTCCAATTCCAACTACTTTGGTGCTTTTAAATGGTAGTTTGGCTAATTTAGACCTTGGAGACAATCAACTCAAAGGTCTCATCCCCTTCGAAATAGGAAACATGACTAAGTTGGTTAGTCTTGTTCTTAGGAGAAATAATCTCACCGGGCCAATCCCTGCAACATTAGGTTCCCTGGCAAAGCTTAACTACGTGGACATCAGTTCCAATCCATTCAATTGCACTTTACCATCAGAGCTAGGTAGTTTAAAAAGTCTTGGGGTGTTAAGGCTTAGTCGTAGTCTATTTTATGGTTCAGTCCCTCGGACTCTGGGTAATCTCACCAATCTGACACTTCTAGATCTTGCTTACAATCAGTTACAAGGCTTCATTCCTCCTGAACTAGGTAGCCTGAACAATATTGTAAGTTTGAGTTTAAATGGTAATAGGCTTTATGGTCCAATTCCTCCTTCTTTAGGTCGCTTATTAAAGGTAACATACTTGGAACTTGGAAGGAACAAGCTGAATGGATCGATTCCTCAAGCGCTTATGCAGTTAACaaagttaaaatttttaagtCTCACAAGTAACAAGCTTGTTGGTGCAATTCCTCCCTCCATTGAGAATTTAAGCAGTCTGAACTTTCTTAACCTTTCCTCGAATCAGTTTGATGGTCTGTTACCGCCTGAAATTGGCATGCTTTCCAATCTCCGGACACTTATTTTACACACAAACCAACTTTCAGGATACATACCAGTTTTCAGATATTGTAACTTCCAATATCTAGACCTGTCCAAGAATCAGTTCAACGGAACTATACCAGATGCACTTGGATTGTGCAACTCTATGATTCACTTAGCTTTAGATAGTAACAAGTTGAGTGGATCCATACCTAAGAAACTTGAGAATTTGACGCAGTTGCAGTTTCTCAACCTCTCGTCAAATGAGCTATATGGCACAGTTCCTGCCTGTCTTTGCTACTTGTGCCAGGAATCCTCATTTGACTTCTCCCATAATGCTTTGGACTTTGTAAATACCTGTCAAAAGAATTTTACAAACATCCAAGGTAACAGTGAACTCGGAGAACACAAGAAGGGAAAGAAAAATCTGAAGACTCTCTACATTGTTCTTCCTATCTCTCTTTCCATCACATTCGCAGTGCTTGCTCTGGTATTAATTTGCTGGCGCAGGTTTGCGAGAAACCAAAGTGAGGGCCTTGACATGAAAAATGGAGATGTATTTTCAGTGTGGAATTTTGATGGAAACATTGCATACAAGGACATCATCAAAGCGACAAATGAATTTGATCTGAGATATTGCATTGGAACTGGTGGCTATGGCAGTGTATATGCAGCAAGGTTGCCAAATGGAAAAGTAGTTGCTGTCAAAAAACTTCAccggatagaagctgaggaccAAGCTTTTGGCAAGAGTTTCAGGAATGAGGTGGAAGTATTATTGAATATAATGCATAAGAATATTGTGAAACTACATGGATTTTGCTTGCACAACCAATGCATGTTTTTAATCTATGAGTACATGGAAAACGGGAGCTTATTTTGTGCTTTGAGAGACGATGCTGAAGCCATCAAATTAGATTGGAATAAAAGGGTGGATATTGTTAAAGGGATAGCCATGGCATTATCATATATGCATCATGACTGTCCTCTGCCTCTGGTTCACCGCGATATATCAAGCAATAACATCTTGTTGAACTCCAAACTGGAGGCGTTTGTCGCTGACTTTGGAGCAGCAAGATTGCTGTGCCCTGATTCTTCCAATCAAACCATACTTGCAGGCACTTGTGGCTACATCGCTCCAG AGCTTGCATACACCATGCAGATAAATGAAAAATGTGATGTATATAGCTTCGGGGTCGTGGCACTGGAAACTATGATGGGAAGGCATCCAGGAGAGCTTCTGTCAACTCTAGAGTCTTCCCAGCCTGCTCGGAGAAATATTTCACTAGAAGTGCTGGACTCGCGCCTTCCCCATCCGACAAATGAGCAAGAACAAGACATCCTTTTGGTTCTCAATCTAGCATCAGCTTGTCTGTCTTCAGACCAGAAGCTTAGGCCAACAATGCTAGCTGTATCTCGAGAGTTTTTAACAGCAAAAGGCCACAGTTCAGTTACCAGATTTGTTAAGAATACAGAGAATTCTCCGGGGCAGTGTGACAATTGGGAAAACATATGTAGTGAAAGTGTTGCAAGCAACGAATGTCTAATTTGTTTGGAcgaataa
- the LOC108215381 gene encoding uncharacterized protein LOC108215381 — MGKTMINPTTITAVLLHLLLITTTITAAPILGLDSFLSQQSRFDPRATNDSFISLPSSIKKSLSLSSLHPPSLSSLLSLKLNIPISVKLVGPNFPSSSSNLLSSFISAAVTSDKFQIIAPFSHQNHHLSISHSLHIDIAHSPSSLSSLLSDALKNEILKTPASLRSQLVSIDYKIVDDIVKKDFERQKPHEGVYIYLLNLGAQTKTYAYNYGYGESSPAFTKCLGSIWTGKDRYLWIDLAAGPVDYGPALSGDGVLPRGEFHPLAALHGRPKSQKALLADLASLVSSAYQVLLVPSLRIPVPFENTLLVQIVHIHSNNKDSQGLDLKLIESTFMDEVRDGGLLLGDQSLKFKNYDVSLHECAICAFAVSRSTTAYTSRYLFDNYTLIVSEYLDSKRLHQILSESAEEMQRLAKLPFEDDNGRVLPVYVFDLDLSNILLLDRYHQSVAFKDMVIAVRTKNTQTVSDYSCNGRHVFTQTRELERPLVGSILQSMWGLSPTHLLWSPRHNATLVDYTWSVGQTPFGPFSETTSLSFVQKDAARRNVLLTSLNYSITSAIDVIDSIAAHGGERKLLKQNQHAEFIQRWNLFRYKLDKAVSALSHFDFEMALYFVKSSDHDLYSIHSLVYGASQEVEASLVCFSDPPIPWASLATPAVICFVLIFAYTQREKLFRNKRKQF, encoded by the coding sequence ATGGGCAAAACGATGATCAACCCTACCACCATCACCGCCGTGCTCCTCCACCTACTCCTCATCACCACCACAATCACTGCCGCCCCAATACTAGGCTTAGATTCATTCCTCTCCCAACAATCTCGTTTTGACCCAAGAGCCACCAATGATTCCTTCATCTCTCTCCCATCCTCCATCAAGAAatcactctctctctcctctctccacccaccatctctctcctctcttctctctctcaaactcaaCATCCCCATCTCAGTCAAGCTTGTGGGCCCCAATTTCCCGTCTTCATCCTCCAATCTCCTCTCCTCTTTCATCTCTGCTGCTGTTACTTCAGATAAGTTTCAGATCATAGCTCCATTTTCacatcaaaatcatcatctcTCTATATCACATTCATTACATATAGATATAGCACATTCACCTTCTTCATTGTCTAGTCTTTTGTCAGATGCCCTTAAAAACGAAATCTTGAAAACCCCGGCTTCGTTAAGGTCTCAGTTGGTTTCGATAGATTATAAGATTGTCGATgatattgtgaagaaagatttCGAAAGACAGAAACCCCATGAAGGGGTTTACatatatttgttgaatttaGGTGCCCAGACGAAGACTTATGCTTATAATTATGGGTATGGGGAGTCTTCGCCTGCGTTCACCAAGTGTTTGGGAAGTATCTGGACAGGGAAAGATAGGTACTTGTGGATTGATTTAGCTGCCGGACCTGTGGATTATGGTCCTGCTTTGTCCGGTGATGGGGTTTTACCTAGAGGAGAGTTTCATCCATTGGCAGCTTTACATGGAAGGCCCAAGTCACAGAAAGCATTGTTGGCTGACTTGGCCTCGCTAGTTTCGAGTGCTTATCAGGTACTTCTTGTGCCCTCTTTGAGAATTCCTGTTCCGTTTGAGAATACTTTACTTGTTCAGATTGTTCATATACATTCAAATAATAAGGATAGTCAAGGGCTCGATTTGAAGTTGATTGAGAGTACTTTTATGGATGAGGTTCGTGATGGTGGGTTGTTGTTAGGTGACCAGTCCTTGAAATTTAAGAATTATGATGTTAGTTTACACGAGTGTGCAATTTGTGCTTTTGCTGTATCACGGTCGACTACTGCTTATACTTctaggtacttgtttgataattATACTTTGATTGTTAGTGAGTATTTGGATTCGAAGCGATTGCACCAGATTTTGTCTGAGTCGGCAGAAGAAATGCAGAGGTTAGCAAAGCTTCCATTTGAGGATGATAATGGCAGGGTTCTTCCTGTATATGTTTTTGATTTGGACCTGAGTAACATTTTGTTGCTTGATCGGTATCATCAGTCTGTTGCATTTAAAGACATGGTGATTGCTGTTAGAACAAAGAACACCCAGACTGTGAGCGATTATAGTTGCAATGGTCGTCATGTGTTTACACAGACTCGAGAATTAGAGAGACCGCTTGTTGGTTCAATTTTGCAGAGTATGTGGGGACTGTCACCTACACATTTGTTGTGGAGCCCTAGGCACAATGCGACTTTGGTAGACTATACATGGAGTGTTGGGCAGACACCATTTGGGCCATTTTCTGAGACCACTTCACTATCTTTTGTACAGAAAGATGCAGCTAGAAGGAATGTTCTTCTCACTTCATTAAATTACAGCATCACGAGTGCCATTGATGTTATTGACTCGATAGCTGCACACGGTGGTGAAAGAAAGCTTCTTAAACAGAATCAACATGCTGAGTTTATACAGAGGTGGAACTTATTCAGGTACAAGCTGGATAAAGCAGTATCTGCATTATCACATTTTGACTTTGAGATGGCCTTGTATTTTGTAAAGTCTTCCGACCATGATCTCTATTCTATCCATTCTCTGGTTTATGGGGCTTCTCAAGAAGTGGAGGCTTCACTTGTTTGCTTCTCAGATCCACCAATTCCATGGGCGTCTCTTGCTACTCCTGCAGTGATATGTTTTGTTCTCATTTTTGCGTACACACAGAGGGAGAAATTATTCAGAAATAAAAGGAAGCAGTTTTGA